A single genomic interval of Lacrimispora sphenoides JCM 1415 harbors:
- a CDS encoding M20/M25/M40 family metallo-hydrolase, giving the protein MIQRSRLVSQFKKMVEFDSETYQEREIADYLTGELKQLGFEVREDDAGHRLKEKLPEYGTAAPTGNLYGYLKGTTDSAPILLSAHMDTVKPGKGKRAVQDEKGKITSEGDTVLGADDLSGIAAILEAVRVVKENNLPHGDIEVLFPVAEENYGKGSQLIDYSKIKSKQAYVFDLSGEIGLAATAAPTLLSFAIKVKGKNAHAGFCPQLGINAIEIAAHAISQLKQGWVDDETTVNIGKISGGKQTNIVSDECIVSGEIRSLKDHKALAEWNRLKEIFEGNAAGYGGSLEITVEKQIEAYEISDSEEVVERFKRVCRSLGLKGTIQYTLGGSDNNHFVRGGIRGIVVACGMNEVHTPDEFTTEDALEKSALLALGLIAEGN; this is encoded by the coding sequence ATGATTCAAAGAAGCAGGCTGGTCAGCCAATTTAAAAAAATGGTGGAATTCGATTCCGAAACTTATCAGGAAAGGGAAATTGCGGACTATTTAACAGGCGAATTAAAACAGCTTGGATTTGAGGTACGGGAAGATGATGCCGGTCACCGGCTGAAAGAGAAGCTGCCGGAATATGGAACCGCTGCTCCCACAGGAAATCTTTACGGATATTTAAAGGGAACCACAGATTCTGCCCCCATTTTGCTGTCGGCCCATATGGATACGGTAAAGCCTGGGAAGGGGAAACGCGCAGTCCAGGATGAGAAGGGGAAGATTACCTCGGAAGGGGATACGGTGCTTGGTGCCGACGACCTTTCCGGAATCGCCGCCATATTGGAGGCAGTCCGGGTGGTTAAGGAAAACAACCTCCCACATGGAGATATTGAGGTCCTGTTTCCGGTAGCAGAAGAGAACTACGGAAAAGGAAGCCAGCTGATTGATTATTCCAAAATAAAGTCAAAACAGGCTTATGTATTTGATTTAAGCGGAGAGATTGGCCTGGCCGCAACCGCTGCACCCACCCTACTTTCCTTTGCAATCAAGGTGAAGGGCAAAAATGCCCATGCAGGCTTTTGTCCACAGCTTGGGATCAATGCCATTGAAATCGCAGCTCATGCCATTTCCCAGTTAAAGCAGGGCTGGGTAGACGATGAAACAACTGTAAACATTGGAAAAATAAGCGGTGGAAAGCAAACCAACATTGTTTCTGACGAATGCATTGTATCAGGGGAGATCCGGAGTTTAAAGGATCATAAGGCTCTGGCTGAATGGAACAGGCTGAAGGAGATCTTTGAAGGGAATGCGGCAGGATATGGCGGAAGCCTGGAGATCACTGTGGAAAAGCAGATCGAAGCCTATGAAATAAGTGACAGTGAAGAAGTGGTAGAACGGTTCAAGCGCGTCTGCCGGTCCCTTGGCTTAAAAGGCACCATTCAGTATACTCTGGGCGGCAGTGATAATAACCACTTTGTCAGGGGCGGGATTCGGGGGATCGTAGTGGCCTGCGGAATGAATGAGGTCCATACGCCTGATGAATTTACAACGGAAGATGCGCTTGAAAAAAGTGCCCTCCTGGCCCTGGGGCTGATTGCGGAAGGCAATTGA
- a CDS encoding amino acid ABC transporter permease has translation MSKIFDWQLVFTEIPALLKYLPVTLQLTGVALIIGWVIGLLIAVVKIHNVPVLRQLCTLFVSVVRGTPIIVQLYLTYFGIPIALKYYNFYNGTSYNVNGIPSIIFAIVALGLNQSAFDSETIRAAIQSVEKGQVEAAKALGMNGFQIFRRVLFPQAVTVALPSLGNSLISLVKGTSLAFTCSVVEITAQGKILAGNSYRYFEAYCSLAIIYWVMTIFIERLFVYLEKKMSVPETVSAEESCGHIFTPGKTGRVLSKKHGQEQGKEE, from the coding sequence ATGAGCAAAATATTTGACTGGCAGCTGGTGTTCACGGAAATTCCTGCATTGCTGAAATACTTGCCTGTAACACTGCAGCTGACAGGAGTTGCCCTGATAATCGGTTGGGTGATAGGGCTTTTGATCGCCGTAGTGAAGATCCACAATGTCCCGGTCCTGCGGCAATTATGTACTTTATTTGTTTCGGTCGTACGGGGAACTCCGATTATCGTCCAGCTTTATCTTACGTATTTTGGAATTCCTATCGCATTGAAATACTATAACTTTTACAATGGAACTTCTTATAACGTAAATGGAATCCCGTCAATTATTTTTGCGATCGTGGCCCTGGGGCTTAATCAATCTGCCTTTGATTCAGAAACCATACGGGCAGCCATACAGTCCGTGGAAAAAGGGCAGGTTGAGGCAGCCAAGGCTCTTGGAATGAACGGGTTCCAGATATTCCGCAGGGTTTTGTTCCCCCAGGCGGTGACTGTAGCCCTCCCATCCCTGGGAAACTCCCTCATAAGCCTGGTAAAGGGGACCTCACTTGCATTTACCTGCTCGGTCGTTGAGATAACGGCTCAGGGTAAGATTCTTGCTGGAAACAGCTACCGGTATTTTGAAGCATATTGTTCTCTGGCTATCATCTACTGGGTAATGACGATTTTTATTGAGCGGCTGTTTGTATATTTAGAAAAAAAGATGAGCGTTCCGGAAACGGTTTCGGCAGAAGAGTCCTGCGGACATATCTTTACACCCGGTAAAACGGGGCGGGTCCTGTCCAAAAAGCATGGACAGGAACAGGGAAAGGAGGAATAA
- a CDS encoding GNAT family N-acetyltransferase, producing the protein MKAVRVKELWQLAGVHYVRTETMVKGFHVPIYEEFDERDSEKSLYVLVLDDINPIAACRIRFPEGEGAAKIERVSVLKEYRKKGVGRLLIEEAERWIQESGFKKVCITSRDEAVGFYEALGYKADYSRQMDTGIFKIIYTEKILSQ; encoded by the coding sequence ATGAAGGCGGTAAGGGTAAAGGAACTCTGGCAGTTAGCAGGCGTTCATTATGTAAGGACAGAAACCATGGTAAAAGGGTTCCATGTTCCGATATATGAAGAATTTGATGAAAGAGATTCCGAAAAATCTCTCTATGTGCTGGTACTGGATGATATCAATCCGATTGCAGCCTGCAGGATCCGTTTTCCCGAGGGAGAAGGAGCGGCTAAAATTGAGCGGGTCAGCGTCCTTAAGGAATACCGGAAAAAGGGAGTAGGGCGGCTGTTAATCGAAGAGGCCGAACGCTGGATCCAGGAATCCGGGTTTAAAAAAGTCTGCATCACCAGCCGGGATGAAGCGGTAGGCTTTTATGAAGCCCTGGGTTATAAAGCGGATTACAGCAGGCAGATGGACACAGGTATTTTTAAGATTATTTATACAGAAAAAATATTGAGCCAATAG
- a CDS encoding amino acid ABC transporter ATP-binding protein: MSVIEIRGLSKKFGKNVVLDNIDLVIHEGDVVAIIGPSGTGKSTLLRSINLLEKPEKGTIKINDQEIDLTTRSAREKLELRKNTEMVFQQFNLFKNRTALENVMEGLLVVKKLKKNEARSIAEKHLQKVGMGDRLSHYPRHLSGGQQQRVAIARALAMNPKLLLMDEPTSALDPELVSEVLITIKKAAQEGNTILLVTHEMNFVRNVANRIIFLENGKIVADGTPKEIFDNPKNQRLKEFLVKIHMLESADYTI, encoded by the coding sequence GTGAGTGTCATTGAAATTCGTGGATTAAGTAAAAAATTTGGCAAGAACGTGGTGCTGGATAACATTGATCTGGTCATACACGAAGGTGATGTGGTCGCCATCATCGGACCATCAGGAACCGGTAAGTCCACCCTGCTCCGTTCCATCAATCTGCTTGAAAAACCGGAAAAGGGAACCATCAAGATAAACGATCAGGAAATCGACCTTACTACAAGATCAGCCAGGGAAAAACTGGAGTTGCGGAAGAATACGGAAATGGTATTCCAGCAGTTTAATCTTTTCAAGAACCGGACCGCCCTGGAAAATGTAATGGAAGGGCTGTTGGTAGTAAAAAAGCTAAAGAAAAACGAGGCCAGAAGCATTGCGGAAAAGCACTTGCAGAAGGTAGGGATGGGGGACCGTTTGTCCCATTATCCCAGGCATTTATCCGGAGGGCAGCAGCAAAGGGTGGCCATCGCAAGGGCGCTGGCTATGAATCCGAAACTGCTTCTCATGGATGAACCGACATCGGCTCTGGACCCGGAGCTGGTGAGCGAAGTTCTGATTACTATAAAAAAGGCAGCCCAGGAGGGCAATACCATACTCCTTGTAACCCATGAGATGAATTTTGTGAGAAACGTGGCCAATCGGATCATTTTCCTGGAAAACGGAAAAATTGTAGCTGACGGAACACCGAAAGAGATCTTTGATAATCCGAAAAACCAACGGTTAAAGGAGTTTTTAGTAAAGATTCACATGTTGGAAAGCGCTGATTATACGATATAA
- a CDS encoding GNAT family N-acetyltransferase, which yields MNDITYKITKEGIHWQEVADVLRRSGLSDRSAKDQETIFNNSYAVVFVYDKERIVGVGRALSDGVCQAAIYNIALDEEYQGYGIGRKLIELLLDQVKGQNVILYTHPRTVALYEKMGFRRNKTAMSIFRGSEDSLNWMKKEGFLLPEKYRFVDEYGRDDMKH from the coding sequence ATGAATGATATCACCTACAAGATAACAAAGGAAGGGATTCACTGGCAGGAAGTCGCCGATGTGCTTCGGCGTTCCGGGCTGTCGGACCGGTCTGCAAAAGATCAGGAGACCATCTTTAACAACAGTTATGCTGTAGTGTTTGTCTATGACAAAGAGAGGATCGTGGGGGTTGGAAGGGCCTTATCCGATGGCGTCTGCCAGGCAGCGATCTATAATATTGCTCTTGATGAAGAATATCAGGGATACGGAATCGGCAGAAAACTGATTGAATTGCTGCTTGATCAGGTTAAGGGCCAGAATGTCATCCTATACACCCATCCCAGGACGGTCGCTCTATACGAAAAAATGGGATTTCGCAGGAATAAGACAGCCATGAGCATATTCCGGGGATCAGAAGATTCTTTAAACTGGATGAAAAAAGAAGGATTCCTGCTTCCGGAAAAATACCGCTTTGTCGATGAATACGGCAGAGACGATATGAAACATTAG
- a CDS encoding cytidylyltransferase domain-containing protein, whose protein sequence is MYRNKTFLAIIPARSGSKGIIDKNIREINHKPLMAYTVEACKRSGIFDDIVVSTDSVKYAEIAERFGASVPFLRPKELAADQASSNDVILHVINGLRQLGKAFDCFMLLQPTSPLRNEIHIMKSADILLENDADSVVSIRKSDSHSYLTVELTEEGRVKALFSDKKQVRRQDVPPEYRINGAIYLALTSYFMKHRSFYEGKTLPYLMNAFDSIDIDDDFQLKIAELLLIDKNLSNPF, encoded by the coding sequence ATGTATAGAAATAAGACTTTTTTGGCGATCATACCTGCCAGGAGCGGCTCAAAAGGGATCATTGATAAAAACATCCGGGAAATCAACCACAAACCCCTGATGGCATATACGGTGGAAGCCTGTAAACGTTCCGGAATTTTCGATGATATCGTGGTATCGACTGACTCTGTAAAATATGCGGAAATCGCAGAGCGGTTCGGGGCCAGCGTACCCTTTCTACGCCCAAAGGAACTGGCTGCGGATCAGGCTTCCTCCAACGATGTCATACTGCATGTCATCAATGGGCTGAGGCAGCTTGGAAAAGCGTTTGATTGCTTTATGCTTTTACAGCCCACCTCTCCTTTAAGAAACGAAATACATATAATGAAAAGCGCTGATATCCTCCTAGAGAATGATGCCGATTCTGTCGTCAGTATCCGCAAGTCAGACTCCCACTCCTATTTAACTGTTGAGCTTACGGAGGAAGGAAGAGTGAAAGCCTTATTTTCGGATAAAAAACAGGTCAGAAGGCAGGATGTGCCGCCGGAATACAGAATTAACGGGGCTATTTACCTGGCTCTGACCAGTTATTTTATGAAGCATAGAAGCTTTTATGAGGGCAAAACCCTGCCCTATTTGATGAACGCCTTTGATTCCATTGACATCGATGATGATTTCCAGCTGAAAATAGCAGAATTGCTTCTCATTGACAAAAACTTATCAAACCCGTTCTGA
- the neuC gene encoding UDP-N-acetylglucosamine 2-epimerase, with protein MIKLCVVTGNRAEFGLLKPVLDRVRQDPDFKLQIIATGSHLDTRYGHGCEDMENCGITIDEKIEMNLASDSSLGICKSMGLEMISLSEAYHRLKPDMVLLLGDRYEIFAAASAAVICNIPIAHIHGGEITRGAYDDSMRHAISKMSYLHFTSTMEYRKRVIQLGEAPDRVHWVGALGIENIKTMKLLTRQELEEKLRISLAPPIALVTLHPATLDQESPSAQFKPLEDALLHFPDLFVVFTKSNSDTGGNRINELIDAYASRNPDTSAVFPSLGSQNYLSLMNCCQAVIGNSSSGILEAPFFKVPSVNIGNRQAGRIAPASVISCGSSVNEIVAAVRKALAFDRYKEKVPNPYEGQDTSRQIVSIIKQTLKKGIHLEKHFYDVEWRL; from the coding sequence ATGATCAAATTATGCGTAGTGACCGGAAACCGGGCGGAATTCGGCTTATTAAAGCCGGTGTTAGACCGTGTCAGACAAGACCCGGATTTTAAACTGCAGATCATTGCCACCGGAAGCCATCTGGATACCAGATATGGGCATGGCTGCGAAGACATGGAAAACTGCGGCATAACGATCGATGAAAAAATAGAGATGAACTTAGCCTCAGATTCCTCCCTTGGAATTTGCAAATCCATGGGGCTGGAAATGATCAGCTTATCCGAAGCTTACCATCGGTTAAAACCGGATATGGTTCTGCTTCTTGGGGACCGGTATGAAATCTTTGCTGCAGCAAGCGCTGCCGTCATCTGCAACATTCCCATTGCCCATATACACGGCGGGGAAATAACAAGGGGTGCATACGACGACTCCATGAGGCATGCCATCAGTAAGATGAGCTATCTTCATTTCACCAGCACAATGGAATACCGGAAAAGGGTCATACAACTAGGGGAAGCTCCTGACAGGGTCCATTGGGTCGGAGCTCTTGGTATTGAGAACATAAAGACCATGAAGCTATTAACCAGACAGGAATTGGAGGAAAAGTTAAGGATCTCACTGGCCCCGCCCATTGCTCTTGTCACCTTACACCCTGCCACGTTGGATCAGGAGAGCCCTTCGGCTCAATTTAAACCCCTGGAAGATGCGCTTTTGCATTTTCCGGACTTATTTGTTGTCTTTACAAAAAGCAATTCCGACACCGGTGGGAACCGGATCAACGAATTAATCGATGCTTACGCAAGCAGGAATCCTGACACGTCGGCAGTGTTTCCATCCCTTGGCAGCCAGAATTACTTAAGCCTGATGAACTGCTGCCAGGCTGTGATCGGAAATTCTTCCAGCGGAATCCTGGAAGCGCCTTTTTTTAAGGTACCCTCCGTGAATATCGGAAACAGGCAGGCTGGAAGGATAGCACCTGCCTCTGTCATAAGCTGCGGCTCTTCCGTAAACGAAATCGTGGCTGCGGTCCGAAAAGCCCTGGCCTTTGACCGGTATAAAGAAAAAGTGCCAAACCCTTACGAAGGCCAGGACACCAGCAGACAGATCGTCTCGATCATTAAGCAGACGCTTAAAAAGGGAATTCATCTGGAAAAACATTTTTATGATGTGGAATGGAGGCTGTAA
- the neuB gene encoding N-acetylneuraminate synthase produces the protein MSNVMIIAEAGVNHNGDLKIAKQLVDAASVIGADAIKFQTFRAEHLAVPDARKADYQIENTGQTMSQYEMLKNLELSWQEFEELFQYCSFRNIRFLSSPFDEESLLFLDRLGVDLIKIPSGEITNYGYLKKIAALKKPVILSTGMSTEEEVGEALEILEEGGQEIILLHCSSSYPTLMEDVNLNAMNSLKHKFQKRVGYSDHTPGIEVAIAAAALGACVIEKHMTLDKTMPGPDHKASLEPDEFQQMVDSIRNIEAALGDGVKKPTKAEQKNRDYVRKYLVASREIKKGEAFTLQNLCAKRCAYGVSPMKIPSLLGTAAQRDYRKDERIDQ, from the coding sequence ATGAGTAACGTTATGATCATCGCCGAAGCAGGAGTAAACCATAACGGCGACTTAAAGATTGCCAAACAACTGGTGGATGCCGCAAGTGTCATAGGAGCAGACGCCATCAAATTCCAGACCTTTCGGGCTGAGCATCTTGCGGTTCCGGATGCGAGGAAAGCGGACTACCAGATTGAAAATACCGGTCAGACCATGTCACAATACGAAATGTTAAAAAACCTGGAACTATCCTGGCAGGAGTTTGAAGAGCTGTTTCAGTACTGTTCTTTCCGGAACATTCGGTTCCTGTCCTCTCCTTTTGATGAGGAAAGCCTTCTTTTTCTTGACCGGCTTGGGGTTGATCTCATAAAGATTCCCTCCGGAGAGATCACAAATTATGGCTATCTGAAAAAAATAGCTGCATTAAAGAAGCCAGTCATTCTGTCCACGGGTATGTCCACAGAGGAAGAGGTAGGGGAAGCCCTGGAAATCCTGGAGGAAGGCGGACAGGAAATTATACTGCTCCACTGCTCCAGCTCCTATCCTACTCTGATGGAGGATGTGAATTTAAATGCCATGAATTCGTTAAAGCACAAGTTCCAGAAGCGGGTGGGGTATTCCGACCATACGCCGGGAATCGAAGTCGCCATTGCCGCAGCAGCCCTTGGCGCCTGTGTCATTGAAAAGCATATGACCCTGGATAAAACCATGCCCGGTCCGGATCATAAGGCAAGCCTGGAGCCAGATGAATTCCAACAAATGGTGGACAGTATCAGAAATATTGAAGCCGCCCTGGGTGATGGGGTCAAAAAGCCTACCAAGGCGGAACAAAAGAACAGGGATTATGTGAGAAAATACCTGGTGGCTTCCAGGGAAATCAAAAAGGGAGAAGCCTTTACCCTTCAAAACCTGTGCGCAAAACGCTGCGCATATGGGGTATCTCCCATGAAGATCCCCAGCCTGTTGGGAACAGCCGCTCAAAGAGATTATCGGAAAGATGAAAGGATTGACCAATGA
- a CDS encoding glutathione S-transferase C-terminal domain-containing protein: MSSCSIGQKIRPKEIEKEIDERGAFIRQPNHFTTPFGDGENDLKAESGRYRLFWAKGCHWSNRASIVRELLGLEEAIGINLVGHSKENRAYGWEFVYNEDRKDPVLGVQYLSELYYHADPDYEGRCTVPALVDVTAEKVVNNDYHRLTNYFETAFRPFQSPDAPDLYPEELRKEIDDYNDWLFPNVNNGTYRMMFAQSITAYEEAFEDFYHALDLIEERLSKTRFLFGDYVTDSDVRLFVTLARFDTHYYRNLGPIKHRIVDYENIWGYCRDLYEIPAFRNNTYFRDIAAPQSENKSFFQDFNSRFVNQIDYEGIWSAPQNRKELSKTPEEKFKRYDN; this comes from the coding sequence ATGTCAAGCTGCAGCATCGGGCAAAAGATACGCCCAAAGGAAATAGAGAAGGAAATCGATGAAAGAGGAGCATTTATTCGTCAGCCCAACCATTTTACAACTCCATTTGGTGATGGTGAAAATGATTTAAAGGCAGAAAGCGGCCGGTACCGGCTGTTTTGGGCAAAAGGCTGTCATTGGTCCAACCGGGCTTCCATTGTACGGGAACTATTAGGACTTGAGGAGGCAATCGGTATCAATTTAGTTGGCCACAGCAAAGAAAATCGTGCATATGGCTGGGAATTCGTGTATAATGAGGACAGAAAAGACCCGGTCCTCGGCGTTCAGTATTTAAGTGAGCTATACTATCATGCGGACCCGGATTATGAAGGACGCTGCACTGTGCCGGCCCTGGTCGATGTTACTGCAGAAAAGGTAGTAAATAATGATTACCACAGGCTGACCAACTACTTCGAAACAGCGTTCCGTCCATTTCAAAGCCCGGATGCCCCGGATCTGTACCCGGAGGAACTGAGAAAAGAGATCGATGATTACAATGACTGGCTTTTTCCCAATGTAAATAACGGGACCTACCGGATGATGTTTGCGCAGTCCATCACAGCTTATGAAGAGGCATTTGAAGACTTTTATCATGCACTGGACCTCATCGAAGAGCGTCTTTCCAAAACCCGTTTCTTATTTGGAGATTATGTGACTGACAGCGATGTGAGACTTTTTGTGACCCTGGCAAGGTTTGATACCCATTATTACAGGAATCTGGGCCCCATAAAGCACAGAATCGTTGATTACGAGAACATCTGGGGATATTGCAGGGACTTATATGAAATTCCTGCATTCAGAAACAATACGTACTTTCGGGATATTGCGGCGCCCCAGTCAGAAAACAAGTCCTTTTTCCAGGATTTTAATTCCCGTTTCGTGAACCAGATTGATTACGAGGGTATCTGGTCTGCACCACAGAACCGGAAGGAATTAAGCAAAACACCGGAAGAAAAGTTTAAAAGATATGATAATTAA
- a CDS encoding glutathione S-transferase C-terminal domain-containing protein translates to MAEGIEVFENTFRHQIQAGGEIKVQDNLFKKKFGREEGEWPVEAGRYRLLWMPACPHAHKVIIARRLLGLDKVISLGTTGIFRDPKGWVFTEDPGEKDPVLGIHYLKEIYDRDTPDGDYKERPTVPILADTTSGKGVNNDHFWIPVYFETAWKPYHKDGAPELYPADLRTEINELNHFIFERINNGVYDVGFARSQEAYEKAFEAFFKAMDLLDQRLESRRFLFGDYITDSDIRLYPTLARFDVVYHQVFHANKKRLVEYKNLWPYARDLYQVPEIKESTYFDVYKKHYQLSPHLKPLWGNVYSIVAKGPDVSGWELPSGRENLSRDPDKKLKLQEVFHE, encoded by the coding sequence ATGGCAGAAGGAATCGAAGTCTTTGAGAACACATTTCGTCATCAAATTCAGGCGGGCGGGGAAATCAAGGTCCAGGATAATTTATTTAAAAAGAAATTTGGCAGGGAAGAAGGGGAGTGGCCGGTGGAAGCCGGCCGGTACCGACTGCTTTGGATGCCGGCCTGTCCCCATGCGCACAAGGTCATAATAGCCAGAAGGCTTTTGGGACTGGATAAGGTTATCAGCCTTGGAACAACGGGAATTTTCCGTGATCCCAAAGGCTGGGTATTTACAGAGGATCCGGGTGAGAAGGATCCTGTTTTGGGAATCCACTATTTAAAAGAAATTTATGACAGGGATACTCCTGACGGAGATTACAAGGAACGGCCTACCGTTCCCATTCTGGCAGATACAACCTCAGGAAAAGGTGTGAATAATGATCACTTCTGGATCCCGGTCTATTTTGAAACTGCATGGAAGCCATATCATAAGGACGGTGCACCGGAGCTTTATCCGGCTGATCTTCGGACAGAAATCAATGAGCTCAACCATTTCATATTCGAAAGAATCAACAATGGCGTATATGACGTTGGCTTTGCCAGATCTCAGGAAGCATACGAGAAGGCTTTTGAAGCCTTTTTTAAGGCAATGGATCTCCTGGATCAAAGACTGGAATCAAGGCGTTTTTTATTCGGAGATTATATTACGGACTCTGATATCAGGCTGTATCCGACTCTGGCTAGATTTGATGTGGTATACCATCAGGTTTTTCATGCAAACAAAAAGAGACTGGTGGAGTATAAGAATTTGTGGCCCTATGCCAGAGATTTATATCAGGTTCCGGAAATAAAAGAAAGCACCTATTTTGATGTATACAAAAAGCATTATCAATTATCGCCCCATCTAAAACCTCTATGGGGAAATGTATATTCCATAGTTGCCAAGGGACCTGATGTCAGTGGCTGGGAGCTGCCGTCAGGGCGGGAAAACTTAAGCAGGGACCCGGATAAAAAATTGAAACTTCAGGAGGTCTTCCATGAATGA
- a CDS encoding glutathione S-transferase family protein, which produces MSKKFIKDEIEKDGKFNRQKNQFTTAFGTEEGQLPVEAGRYRLFWSPACPWAHRSVIVRSLLGLQDVISLGTLDPLRPDVERTDWAFTLDENEEDPVLKIRYLSEAYLKADPGYKGRFTVPAVVDLTTGKVVNNDYFNLTRYWEVEWKKYHKPGAPDLYPVALREEIDALNDILFHEINNGVYKAGFARSQEAYEEAYELVFHRLDWLEERLSHSRYLFGDNITESDIRLYVTLARFDVAYYNGFLLNRSLISDFPNLWGYARDLYEQPGFGDTTDLEAIKKHYHLCAVSTNPYGIVPKGPDLSIWKTPHGRDKINFNLIK; this is translated from the coding sequence ATGTCAAAGAAATTTATAAAGGATGAAATCGAAAAAGACGGGAAATTCAACCGGCAGAAAAACCAGTTTACAACGGCATTTGGAACAGAAGAAGGGCAGCTGCCTGTAGAAGCAGGAAGATACCGCCTGTTCTGGTCCCCTGCCTGCCCATGGGCCCACCGCTCTGTCATTGTAAGGAGCCTGCTTGGGCTTCAGGATGTAATCAGTCTGGGTACGCTGGATCCTCTAAGACCTGATGTGGAGCGGACCGATTGGGCATTTACTCTGGATGAGAATGAGGAAGATCCGGTATTAAAGATCCGGTATTTAAGTGAAGCCTATTTAAAAGCAGATCCCGGATATAAGGGAAGGTTTACCGTACCTGCAGTCGTGGATTTAACGACAGGAAAGGTCGTAAATAACGATTACTTTAACCTGACCAGATACTGGGAGGTGGAGTGGAAGAAGTATCATAAGCCGGGAGCACCGGATTTATACCCGGTTGCATTAAGAGAAGAGATTGATGCATTAAATGATATTCTTTTCCATGAAATTAACAACGGAGTCTACAAAGCAGGTTTTGCCAGAAGTCAGGAAGCTTATGAGGAGGCATATGAACTTGTCTTTCACCGTCTTGACTGGCTGGAAGAACGCTTAAGTCACAGCCGTTACCTGTTTGGGGATAACATCACGGAATCCGATATTCGATTGTATGTGACCCTGGCCCGCTTTGATGTGGCCTACTATAATGGCTTTTTATTAAACCGCAGCCTGATTTCCGATTTCCCTAATCTCTGGGGATATGCAAGGGATCTATATGAACAGCCGGGATTTGGCGATACCACGGATTTAGAGGCTATCAAAAAACACTATCATTTATGTGCTGTTTCCACGAATCCATATGGTATCGTACCTAAGGGACCGGATCTTTCCATCTGGAAAACACCTCATGGCAGGGATAAAATAAATTTTAACCTCATCAAGTAG